One genomic region from Biomphalaria glabrata chromosome 7, xgBioGlab47.1, whole genome shotgun sequence encodes:
- the LOC106051973 gene encoding hemocyte protein-glutamine gamma-glutamyltransferase-like isoform X2, which yields MGCASSVCCKHSLIKDCVIITCLKKSQPGDSRTTVWDSVHGPGRRTPLPSSGNELPSNIILDPDTDKVLTVVLVDFKIPSNTKTHKTDKFDIVKSKTNPKLVVRRGLSFLIDVTFSKDYDESKDDVRVVFDIGENPLVSKGTNVEFILSDEDRPKEWGAKIVSQKGKVLTLEIFTPPSCLVGKWKLKLDVVKKENNTVSIYRYEHKDVIYILFNPWCKDDSVYMSNDRLLKEYVLNETGFIYSGNKNSITPKPWNFGQFETCILDVALYLLDISELKWEVRGNPINVVRKISALVNSSDEGGVLAGNWSGDYRGGRSPLSWTGSAAILEEYWQTKCPVKFGQCWVFSGLSTTICRALGIPARSVTNYASAHDTDGSITIDVHFTSDGASNDALNYDSIWNFHVWNEAWMARPDLPNGYGGWQAFDATPQEASDYVYCCGPTSVAAVKQGEVNLPYDGPFVFAEVNADRIYWVPDSEGKLKSVYTDKRLIGKNISTKAANSDDREDITLTYKSEEGSAEERVAVLRANQVGSNRKDIYIQKSNDIEFSVDQDESATFVGGNFELRFRMKNGGVEVRTVTGRIEVKSMYYTGVVAEPVTSNPFGPVTINPGEEQSVFVVATQADYDGKLKDCCMLDVTIWAVVQETEQYFTKKDDFRLRKPHLAIKAPSEAVSGQQFTVDVSFTNPLNRDLTNCYVVVDGLAQSFKFPQTNVAANSTFMATLPIIPTKVGKTDLIISFNSDQLEDINVSHHILLKK from the exons ATGGGCTGTGCTTCAAGCGTATGTTGTAAACATTCTCTTATAAAGGACTGTGTCATTATAACTTGCTTAAAGAAAAGTCAACCTGGTGACTCCAGAACTACGGTGTGGGATTCAGTTCATGGTCCAGGTCGGCGCACGCCTCTGCCTTCAAGTGGAAACGAGTTACCTTCAAACATAATATTAG ACCCAGATACAGACAAAGTGTTGACAGTCGTGTTGGTTGATTTCAAAATTCCAAGCAACACAAAAACTCACAAAACAGATAAGTTCGACATAGTCAAATCAAAGACCAACCCAAAACTTGTTGTTAGGCGTGGTCTGTCATTCTTAATTGATGTGACATTTTCAAAAGATTACGATGAAAGTAAAGATGATGTCAGAGTAGTCTTTGATATTG GTGAGAATCCTCTGGTCAGCAAAGGAACTAATGTAGAGTTTATTTTATCTGATGAGGATAGACCTAAAGAATGGGGAGCTAAAATTGTCTCTCAAAAG GGCAAAGTTTTGACTTTGGAGATCTTCACACCGCCATCATGTCTAGTTGGCAAGTGGAAACTGAAACTTGACGTCGtgaagaaagaaaacaacacaGTTAGCATCTATAGATATGAGCATAAAGATGTTATTTATATCCTATTTAATCCTTGGTGTAAAG ATGATTCTGTATATATGAGTAATGATCGACTCTTGAAAGAATACGTGTTGAATGAGACTGGATTTATTTACTCTGgaaataaaaacagcattacTCCCAAACCATGGAATTTCGGACAG tttgaGACTTGCATCCTTGATGTGGCGTTGTATTTGTTAGACATTTCTGAACTCAAATGGGAGGTCAGGGGGAATCCTATCAATGTTGTCAGGAAAATTTCAGCTTTG GTCAATTCCTCGGATGAAGGTGGTGTTCTTGCTGGTAACTGGTCAGGAGACTACAGAGGTGGTCGATCTCCACTGTCTTGGACGGGGTCAGCAGCAATCTTAGAGGAGTATTGGCAAACCAAGTGTCCAGTCAAATTTGGCCAGTGTTGGGTTTTCTCTGGTCTCTCCACTACAA TTTGTAGAGCTCTGGGTATCCCAGCAAGAAGTGTCACCAATTATGCTTCGGCACATGACACTGATGGTTCCATCACAATTGATGTCCATTTCACAAGTGATGGAGCAAGCAATGATGCTCTCAACTATGACTCAATCTG GAACTTTCATGTTTGGAATGAAGCTTGGATGGCTAGACCAGATCTTCCCAATGGATATGGTGGTTGGCAAGCATTTGATGCTACACCACAAGAGGCATCTGACT ATGTGTACTGCTGTGGACCAACCTCTGTTGCTGCAGTGAAACAAGGGGAGGTTAATCTTCCCTATGATGGTCCTTTCGTGTTTGCAGAAGTCAATGCTGATCGTATTTATTGGGTGCCAGACTCCGAAGGAAAACTGAAGTCTGTGTACACAGATAAAAGACT GATTGGAAAAAATATCAGCACTAAAGCGGCCAACTCTGATGATAGAGAGGACATAACACTGACCTATAAATCAGAGGAAG GTTCAGCTGAAGAAAGAGTTGCAGTGCTCAGAGCTAACCAAGTTGGCTCCAACAGAAAAGATATCTATAttcaaaaatctaat GACATTGAGTTTTCTGTTGATCAAGACGAAAGTGCCACATTTGTTGGGGGGAACTTTGAGCTGAGATTTCGAATGAAGAATGGTGGAGTTGAAGTCCGGACAGTAACTGGTCGTATTGAGGTGAAGAGCATGTATTACACTGGCGTAGTGGCTGAACCAGTCACCTCAAACCCTTTTGGTCCTGTTACCATAAACCCAGGGGAAG AGCAATCCGTTTTTGTTGTCGCTACTCAGGCTGACTACGATGGTAAGCTCAAAGATTGTTGTATGCTGGATGTTACAATTTGGGCAGTTGTACAAGAAACGGAGCAGTATTTCACCAAGAAAGATGATTTTAGACTTCGTAAGCCCCATCTTGCAATTAAG GCACCAAGTGAAGCAGTAAGTGGCCAGCAGTTCACTGTTGATGTTTCCTTCACTAATCCACTCAACAGAGACCTCACTAATTGTTATGTTGTTGTGGATGGCTTGGCTCAATCTTTCAAGTTCCCACAAAC TAATGTAGCAGCTAACAGCACATTTATGGCAACTCTTCCTATAATTCCTACCAAAGTTGGCAAGACTGACCTCATTATCAGCTTTAATTCAGACCAATTGGAAGACATCAATGTGTCACACCACATTCTCTTGAAAAAATAG
- the LOC106051973 gene encoding hemocyte protein-glutamine gamma-glutamyltransferase-like isoform X1, with protein MPRFSNHPGRYGPLFTRQQPPSTLVFRNSSLPFYNYMTTAHYYIYGNESTEALVTPARPNVELKQEAANPDTDKVLTVVLVDFKIPSNTKTHKTDKFDIVKSKTNPKLVVRRGLSFLIDVTFSKDYDESKDDVRVVFDIGENPLVSKGTNVEFILSDEDRPKEWGAKIVSQKGKVLTLEIFTPPSCLVGKWKLKLDVVKKENNTVSIYRYEHKDVIYILFNPWCKDDSVYMSNDRLLKEYVLNETGFIYSGNKNSITPKPWNFGQFETCILDVALYLLDISELKWEVRGNPINVVRKISALVNSSDEGGVLAGNWSGDYRGGRSPLSWTGSAAILEEYWQTKCPVKFGQCWVFSGLSTTICRALGIPARSVTNYASAHDTDGSITIDVHFTSDGASNDALNYDSIWNFHVWNEAWMARPDLPNGYGGWQAFDATPQEASDYVYCCGPTSVAAVKQGEVNLPYDGPFVFAEVNADRIYWVPDSEGKLKSVYTDKRLIGKNISTKAANSDDREDITLTYKSEEGSAEERVAVLRANQVGSNRKDIYIQKSNDIEFSVDQDESATFVGGNFELRFRMKNGGVEVRTVTGRIEVKSMYYTGVVAEPVTSNPFGPVTINPGEEQSVFVVATQADYDGKLKDCCMLDVTIWAVVQETEQYFTKKDDFRLRKPHLAIKAPSEAVSGQQFTVDVSFTNPLNRDLTNCYVVVDGLAQSFKFPQTNVAANSTFMATLPIIPTKVGKTDLIISFNSDQLEDINVSHHILLKK; from the exons ACCCAGATACAGACAAAGTGTTGACAGTCGTGTTGGTTGATTTCAAAATTCCAAGCAACACAAAAACTCACAAAACAGATAAGTTCGACATAGTCAAATCAAAGACCAACCCAAAACTTGTTGTTAGGCGTGGTCTGTCATTCTTAATTGATGTGACATTTTCAAAAGATTACGATGAAAGTAAAGATGATGTCAGAGTAGTCTTTGATATTG GTGAGAATCCTCTGGTCAGCAAAGGAACTAATGTAGAGTTTATTTTATCTGATGAGGATAGACCTAAAGAATGGGGAGCTAAAATTGTCTCTCAAAAG GGCAAAGTTTTGACTTTGGAGATCTTCACACCGCCATCATGTCTAGTTGGCAAGTGGAAACTGAAACTTGACGTCGtgaagaaagaaaacaacacaGTTAGCATCTATAGATATGAGCATAAAGATGTTATTTATATCCTATTTAATCCTTGGTGTAAAG ATGATTCTGTATATATGAGTAATGATCGACTCTTGAAAGAATACGTGTTGAATGAGACTGGATTTATTTACTCTGgaaataaaaacagcattacTCCCAAACCATGGAATTTCGGACAG tttgaGACTTGCATCCTTGATGTGGCGTTGTATTTGTTAGACATTTCTGAACTCAAATGGGAGGTCAGGGGGAATCCTATCAATGTTGTCAGGAAAATTTCAGCTTTG GTCAATTCCTCGGATGAAGGTGGTGTTCTTGCTGGTAACTGGTCAGGAGACTACAGAGGTGGTCGATCTCCACTGTCTTGGACGGGGTCAGCAGCAATCTTAGAGGAGTATTGGCAAACCAAGTGTCCAGTCAAATTTGGCCAGTGTTGGGTTTTCTCTGGTCTCTCCACTACAA TTTGTAGAGCTCTGGGTATCCCAGCAAGAAGTGTCACCAATTATGCTTCGGCACATGACACTGATGGTTCCATCACAATTGATGTCCATTTCACAAGTGATGGAGCAAGCAATGATGCTCTCAACTATGACTCAATCTG GAACTTTCATGTTTGGAATGAAGCTTGGATGGCTAGACCAGATCTTCCCAATGGATATGGTGGTTGGCAAGCATTTGATGCTACACCACAAGAGGCATCTGACT ATGTGTACTGCTGTGGACCAACCTCTGTTGCTGCAGTGAAACAAGGGGAGGTTAATCTTCCCTATGATGGTCCTTTCGTGTTTGCAGAAGTCAATGCTGATCGTATTTATTGGGTGCCAGACTCCGAAGGAAAACTGAAGTCTGTGTACACAGATAAAAGACT GATTGGAAAAAATATCAGCACTAAAGCGGCCAACTCTGATGATAGAGAGGACATAACACTGACCTATAAATCAGAGGAAG GTTCAGCTGAAGAAAGAGTTGCAGTGCTCAGAGCTAACCAAGTTGGCTCCAACAGAAAAGATATCTATAttcaaaaatctaat GACATTGAGTTTTCTGTTGATCAAGACGAAAGTGCCACATTTGTTGGGGGGAACTTTGAGCTGAGATTTCGAATGAAGAATGGTGGAGTTGAAGTCCGGACAGTAACTGGTCGTATTGAGGTGAAGAGCATGTATTACACTGGCGTAGTGGCTGAACCAGTCACCTCAAACCCTTTTGGTCCTGTTACCATAAACCCAGGGGAAG AGCAATCCGTTTTTGTTGTCGCTACTCAGGCTGACTACGATGGTAAGCTCAAAGATTGTTGTATGCTGGATGTTACAATTTGGGCAGTTGTACAAGAAACGGAGCAGTATTTCACCAAGAAAGATGATTTTAGACTTCGTAAGCCCCATCTTGCAATTAAG GCACCAAGTGAAGCAGTAAGTGGCCAGCAGTTCACTGTTGATGTTTCCTTCACTAATCCACTCAACAGAGACCTCACTAATTGTTATGTTGTTGTGGATGGCTTGGCTCAATCTTTCAAGTTCCCACAAAC TAATGTAGCAGCTAACAGCACATTTATGGCAACTCTTCCTATAATTCCTACCAAAGTTGGCAAGACTGACCTCATTATCAGCTTTAATTCAGACCAATTGGAAGACATCAATGTGTCACACCACATTCTCTTGAAAAAATAG